A stretch of the Nakaseomyces glabratus chromosome L, complete sequence genome encodes the following:
- the MIT1 gene encoding Mit1p (CAGL0L02453g~Ortholog(s) have DNA binding transcription factor activity, sequence-specific DNA binding activity), with the protein MDISPTFKGYIEDESDVLLILQATLDGKLQQIPRRPYEIERPYLIVSGNIFVFVEEISGIKRWTDGISWSPSRITGKFLVYRELDKSGAQHHTQDFDINSPASMKYTGLIKKTISVKLRRAPFHLLENFHIVSYYTLSDVQEKKILSPKHIPIFNEVTPSGELIKAMENTTLGNVKTSSSGGHSSHKHSPLDSHEKQTSIAYGNYNAPVSTNSLSMGNPVPNNSSHYFYSANGLQAYGSNGTAYQGQPYVHLSNNNSTNCNNSNEMHSSLNSHNSAGVTNSGLSSGQKIPGFPGGGSYYYTYSSSSGKPQDMSSSTSPRPLLVKGSTSMSNNNTGYVDHIQQSGGPASLNANTSLGNATPSSGSVAASIPPLNTPYYYSSTATPNNMSNPHFSVVQQGTPYHAIEGNTSMSSFQGQKATNSTVPYLSSANGNPIYQQVSRNYSGADTSMSPLNHTSFQGYQSQVGINSSAALMNGNLSGNHLNKQGSSVTHQNLSEQHAPQNQQLIGSFSSQGLPHSQNSYAPQYYSGLQQAYNSNLEKGISKIASTPSLPQVQQNTGSTVSNLVGNSAPTPNILPYVSSGPTHSSSMIVPSTAATTPSTLTSVKGPSSLQVNNFSHATIDRGYQYHQGQVPNENRS; encoded by the coding sequence ATGGACATATCACCGACCTTTAAAGGGTACATAGAGGATGAGAGTGATGTCTTACTAATATTACAGGCGACTTTAGATGGTAAGTTACAACAAATACCAAGGAGACCTTATGAAATTGAGAGACCGTATCTCATTGTTTCAGGgaatatttttgtatttgtcGAAGAAATTTCAGGCATAAAACGGTGGACAGATGGCATATCGTGGTCACCCTCTAGAATAACGGGAAAATTTCTTGTATACAGAGAACTTGATAAGAGTGGGGCCCAGCACCACACTCAAGATTTTGATATCAACTCTCCTGCAAGCATGAAGTATACAGGTTTGATAAAGAAGACGATATCAGTAAAACTAAGAAGAGCCCCCTTCCACCTTTTGGAAAATTTTCATATTGTTTCATATTATACACTAAGCGATGTTcaggaaaagaaaatactaAGTCCGAAGCATATACCAATTTTTAATGAAGTAACTCCATCGGGTGAGTTGATTAAAGCAATGGAAAATACGACACTGGGGAACGTTAAAACTTCGTCCTCCGGTGGACATTCTTCTCATAAGCATTCGCCATTGGACAGTCACGAGAAACAAACTTCAATTGCTTATGGGAACTATAATGCACCAGTTTCCACGAATAGCTTGTCAATGGGTAACCCGGTACCCAATAATAGTTcacattatttttattcagCGAATGGTTTACAAGCATATGGATCAAATGGTACAGCATATCAAGGTCAACCATATGTGCATCTATCGAACAATAACTCGAcaaattgtaataatagtaatgaaATGCATAGTTCTTTAAATTCGCATAACAGTGCTGGCGTGACCAATAGTGGATTAAGCTCTGGACAAAAAATACCTGGATTCCCAGGTGGCGGCTCTTATTATTATACATATTCCTCCTCGAGTGGCAAACCTCAAGATATGAGTTCATCGACATCTCCACGTCCACTTTTGGTTAAGGGTAGCACATCGATGAGCAACAATAATACAGGCTATGTCGATCATATCCAGCAATCAGGAGGGCCAGCAAGTTTGAATGCTAACACGAGTTTAGGGAATGCTACTCCAAGCTCTGGGAGTGTAGCGGCATCTATTCCGCCTTTAAACACTCCGTATTACTACTCATCAACAGCAACTCCAAATAATATGAGTAATCCGCATTTCTCAGTAGTCCAACAGGGAACACCATATCATGCTATTGAAGGCAATACATCTATGTCCTCTTTCCAAGGTCAAAAGGCAACGAATAGTACAGTACCATATTTGTCAAGTGCAAATGGAAATCCAATTTATCAACAAGTATCACGAAATTATTCCGGAGCTGACACATCGATGAGTCCTTTAAACCATACGAGCTTTCAAGGCTATCAATCACAGGTCGGTATCAATTCTAGCGCGGCATTAATGAACGGCAATCTATCTGGAAACCATTTAAATAAACAAGGCAGTAGCGTCACACATCAAAATTTATCTGAACAACATGCTCCGCAAAATCAACAGTTGATTGGCAGTTTTAGTAGCCAAGGATTGCCTCACTCTCAAAATTCCTACGCACCACAATACTACTCTGGACTTCAACAAGCATATAATTCCAATCTTGAGAAAGGTATTAGCAAGATTGCAAGCACCCCAAGTCTGCCTCAAGTTCAACAAAATACTGGAAGTACTGTATCGAATTTGGTAGGAAATTCGGCACCAACCCCGAATATACTTCCATATGTGAGTTCAGGTCCCACGCACTCGTCTTCGATGATTGTGCCGAGTACTGCAGCAACAACGCCTAGCACACTAACTTCTGTCAAAGGGCCTTCATCTTTACAAGTCAATAATTTCTCTCATGCAACAATTGATAGAGGGTATCAATATCACCAGGGGCAAGTTCCTAACGAAAATAGATCTTAA
- the GCN4 gene encoding amino acid starvation-responsive transcription factor GCN4 (CAGL0L02475g~bZIP domain-containing protein): MKMYVAQSNENVTKAGVPEFTNDKKVVVGELVFGKFNQDQQAILRDDSNAANNNYGDTLMDPTNAIPTDFFGSTIDQHFTNDNNDIDAAVVDAFFSSSTDSTPMFDYDDNQLAGNTVSGSSDNPENWTSLFDDDVEIKVEDVFGADAAGASITQFEQQKPEPVIAIKQEENSMGHNLIIPKTSFLPTPVIEDGKLDSSIKKANRVTKKSTVGSPVSPCLSSVKKDEKVDHLGVVVYNRKKRSQALTPVIPESDDPASLKRAKNTEAARRSRARKLQRMNQLETKVEELLKKNNELENEVRRLRGLLGESA; this comes from the coding sequence atGAAAATGTACGTCGCTCaatcaaatgaaaatgttaCCAAGGCAGGTGTGCCTGAATTCACCAACGACAAGAAAGTCGTCGTTGGTGAATTGGTCTTCGGAAAGTTCAACCAAGACCAACAAGCTATCCTGCGTGATGACTCAAACGCCGCAAACAACAACTATGGTGATACTCTAATGGACCCTACTAATGCTATTCCTACTGATTTCTTTGGTTCAACTATCGACCAGCACTTCACCAATGACAACAATGACATTGATGCCGCTGTGGTCGATGcttttttctcttcaagTACTGACTCAACTCCAATGTTCGACTACGATGATAACCAACTGGCTGGTAATACAGTCTCAGGTTCTTCTGACAATCCAGAAAACTGGACTTCTTTGTTTGACGATGATGTCGAGATTAAGGTTGAGGATGTCTTCGGCGCTGATGCCGCTGGTGCTTCTATTACTCAGTTTGAGCAACAGAAGCCTGAACCGGTCATCGCCATCaagcaagaagaaaactCTATGGGTCACAACCTGATCATCCCTAAGACGTCTTTCTTGCCAACACCCGTGATTGAAGATGGCAAGCTTGACTCATCGATTAAGAAGGCCAACCGTGTCACCAAGAAATCTACTGTTGGTTCTCCTGTGTCTCCTTGTCTATCTTCCGTTAAGAAAGATGAGAAAGTTGATCACTTGGGTGTGGTTGTTTACAACCGCAAGAAGAGATCTCAAGCTTTGACTCCAGTCATTCCAGAAAGTGACGACCCTGCATCTTTGAAGCGTGCCAAGAATACCGAGGCCGCCAGAAGATCAAGAGCTAGAAAGTTACAAAGAATGAACCAGCTTGAGACCAAAGTCGAGGAActattaaagaaaaacaatgaGCTGGAAAATGAAGTTAGACGTTTGAGGGGTTTACTAGGTGAGTCTGCTTAA